The genomic segment CTGGACCATTGATTGTTTCAATCATATTTACACGTGAGAAAGCAGCAAGTGCAGGAATTGTTGTATACATAATCGCGATAAATACAAGCGCCCAACCAGCAGATAAACGTGCATCTTTTACTTTAGGTACAGTGAAGAAGCGCACGATTACATGCGGTAAACCCGCAGTACCAAACATTAATGCGCCCGTAATAAAGAACACATCAATCATGCTCTTTGAGCCTTCCGTATATTGGGAGAAACCGAGTTCCGCTGATAAACCATCGAGCTTATCTAAGAGGTAAACCCCAGTCCCATTACCAGCAGCATCAACAAGCTCAGCACCAAAACCGATTTGAGGTAAAATATGGCCTGTCATCATCACTGAGATGAAAATGGCTGGTACCATGAAAGCAAAAATAAGCACACAATACTGTGCAACTTGAGTGTAAGTAATCCCTTTCATACCACCAAGTGCAGCGTAAAAGAACACCACTGCCATACCGATATAAACACCCGTTTCTACTTCAACTTCTAAGAAGCGGGAGAATACAACACCCACACCACGCATTTGACCTGCTATATAAGTAAAACAGATGAAAATGGCGCAAACGACCGCAACGGTTCGTGCAGCTTGTGAGTAATAACGGTCACCAATAAAATCTGGTACGGTAAATTTACCAAACTTACGTAGGTAAGGAGCCATACACAGCGCTAGCAGAACATAGCCTCCCGTCCAACCCATTAAGTAAACTGAGCCATCATAACCAGTAAACGACACGATACCTGCCAGCGAGATAAATGATGCCGCTGACATCCAATCGGCAGCAGTTGCCATGCCATTCATTACAGGTGGAACCCCACCACCAGCAACATAGAACTCTTTAGTAGAACCAGCACGAGACCAAATGGCGATACCGATATATAGGGCAAATGTGACCCCAACAATGAGATAAGTTAACGTTTGAACATCCATGATTTATTCCTTAGTCTTCGTGTACGTTATATTTTTTATCTAAAGCATTCGCTTTCGCTACATACACAAAAATCAGTGCAACAAACACATACATGGCACCTTGTTGTGCAAACCAAAAACCTAATTTAAAGCCCATAAAGGTAATTTCGTTCAAAACATCTACGAGTAAAATACCGCAACCAAAAGACACGAATGCCCAAATTGCGAGTAACCCCAATACTAAGCGTAAATTTTCACGCCAATACCCCGTTGCCTTGTCTTCATTTTCAAAAGCCATTGTGACTCCCCTGTCTTAATTATTTTTAAAGTCGTTAGTTAATCTAGCAACTAAAAATGTGACGACAATCACGACCTTAGTCTAAAGGTGAACAAAATCAAAAAAGAAAATCAACAATAAATCCCTACAAAAACAGCAATTTACAACGGAACGGTATAAATAAATGGTATACGAGAGAGTTATCTGAGTTAGACCAAGGTCGAATTAAAAATTGAAGAAAAGAGCTTGTGGGTATGCATATGAAGATAGAGAAACGGTGTAATTAGCAGTTTGTCGTACGTACATAATCATGAGAGTGACTCTCTGTCACTCTCATGGTCATAGTCATAATGAAGGGTGTAACCCTATCATTGGCATTAAGATATAACCGACATTCCTCTGCATTCAAAGCCTTCAATCAACCAGCGCCGCTTCATACAATTAAAACAGCTTCTAGGTACATCATCGATCATTTCATCTTCATCATCTTCCATAAAGTGATTGCAATGAAAAGCCGCTTGTTGCGCCATATCCGTGGCTTCATTTGTAAAACGAAACAGCCAACGACCTTGATCTAAATAAAACCAATTGGTGACCATAACTGACTCTTTATTAACCATTTATATTCGCTTATTAGTATTTTTTTAATTGCTGTTTTAAGGCGTTACGCCAATGAAACTCACCAGTCGTTTCATCTTGATGCTGGTACACCAATAACGCGAACTTATGATTGTGCATGACAGCTTTAATTTTACCGCTGACATCAATAAGCTCATCTTCATTGAGTAAAAAACCGTTTAACTCTATTACCGCATCTAAGCCAGTTAACTGCTTAATCTCTCTTACGCTTATGGTTAATTCAGAATGCGCGTCTTTTAGACCGACTTTAAGCTGGCCTTTCACACGTCCATCGTGTCCAGATAAACGTAAGCCCATACCCGCTATTGCACCAATAATTCCCTGACCCGTTCCGCCATGCTCAGATAAATCGACTCCAATTTCAGCTGCTAATTCATAAGCATCTTTCTTGGTTTTTACCAAGCGCTTTGCGTCTTGACCAAATGAAATCAATTGCTGAATGTCATCAGCCGTTATTAAGTCTTTATCAGCTATCGCTAGACCTGGATCAGCTGCTGATGCACACTCAGCGGCCAAATGTGCAATACAGATATCTTTGATTTCAGCTAATGCTAAGCCAGAGGTGACTTCAAAGCACATGGCACTATTATGTGATGTATACGGAATGTCTGGGTGTACAAATAATTGATGCCTTGTTACCCAAGTGGGTGAGTGAACGAGACTCAAACCATCCGAATCATTATCGAAACTTGCCTTTGAAAGCAATAGCTGCAGAATTTCCTCTGCAATCTCACCAGTCCCTTTTGTGCCAATATCATCAGTATCATCAATACAAATTAACCAAGTTCTAATCATTGTTATGACATCCTATTTCTTGTGATTAAATCATGGGCATCCAATCGATTAATAATGATTGGGACAAGTAAAGCACCAGCTATTGCAAACAAACCACCTTTAAAGCTGCTTAGCCCAAACTGCACAAGTGCAACTTGCGGATCCATTCCCACTAGCAGGTTTTGTATCCAAGATTTGCTTGCCCAAGCGATACTGCCAATAACAGCCAATAAAATGCAGCGCCAACGTAAACTAAATAAATTAGCGATAAATATGAGCGCTACATCCATCGCAAAAGCCGGTAATGCAAACTTAAGCAATATAAATGGTCCGCCTTTCCCGACGCCTAAGATCATGGCTAACAGGCCAGCTAACAGTCCGCATAACGTCATGCTGCCAATTTTATTCGTAGCGCCGTAGCAGACTAAATAAAATAAGCTCATTAAAAACATCGAGTGTCCTGTTAAACCTAGTTTCATTCGCATCATGCTTTTAATCGCCACCAACAAGGTGGCGCAAAATCCGATGAACAATGCATTTTGAAGTGTGAAGCCTTGCTTCATTAATGATTCTCCTAAATTAGACGTTAAATAAATGGCCAATGGGAATGATGCCTTTGCCTATCGAAATGCCTTTGCTGTGCAGACTTGGCGATATGTTTTGATAGGCTTAGTAGTTGAATTAGCAAAGGAAATAACACGCAGCGAATAAGCTCGACCCAATTTAAAGGGTTAATCAACTGTTTAGGCGTTATTCGGGCACCACGTAGACATTGGATATGATAAATATCTCGTACTTCTTGAGTGATATAAGGTAATAGTTTGATGGAAGTGGTAATAACGAACGCCCACTTACTTGGTAAAATAAAGCACAATACTTGGCTCATATGGTGTGACGTTTGAGTACTCGCAAGCCACCAACTCGGTAACATCACTAACATAATTCTAAGCACGACAATCAATGCTTCAATGACTTTATCGCTGCCATAAAATAAAACATATAAGCCGACAGTAATGACCAACTGAATAGCAAATAGTTTAAGCAATGGGCTTAATCGCGCTTTGTAAAAACGAGCATGAATAAGTAAAGCAATATTAATGAGCAAAATGTAGCTAAGCTGCGAAGTCGTCACTAAAAACGCACTGCTTGATAAGACAATACTAAACACCATGGCAAGCGCACACAGGCATTTGGCTTTAAAGGATTGTCGAAGCATTTTTGAATACTCGCACCCTTTAGTAGCCTGATTATCATTGCTTGAAGCCAGC from the Shewanella japonica genome contains:
- a CDS encoding energy-coupling factor transporter transmembrane component T; this encodes MTKKRLQGCSVNHMMKSHKLASSNDNQATKGCEYSKMLRQSFKAKCLCALAMVFSIVLSSSAFLVTTSQLSYILLINIALLIHARFYKARLSPLLKLFAIQLVITVGLYVLFYGSDKVIEALIVVLRIMLVMLPSWWLASTQTSHHMSQVLCFILPSKWAFVITTSIKLLPYITQEVRDIYHIQCLRGARITPKQLINPLNWVELIRCVLFPLLIQLLSLSKHIAKSAQQRHFDRQRHHSHWPFI
- a CDS encoding core component of ECF transporter codes for the protein MKQGFTLQNALFIGFCATLLVAIKSMMRMKLGLTGHSMFLMSLFYLVCYGATNKIGSMTLCGLLAGLLAMILGVGKGGPFILLKFALPAFAMDVALIFIANLFSLRWRCILLAVIGSIAWASKSWIQNLLVGMDPQVALVQFGLSSFKGGLFAIAGALLVPIIINRLDAHDLITRNRMS
- a CDS encoding DNA-binding protein: MRTWLICIDDTDDIGTKGTGEIAEEILQLLLSKASFDNDSDGLSLVHSPTWVTRHQLFVHPDIPYTSHNSAMCFEVTSGLALAEIKDICIAHLAAECASAADPGLAIADKDLITADDIQQLISFGQDAKRLVKTKKDAYELAAEIGVDLSEHGGTGQGIIGAIAGMGLRLSGHDGRVKGQLKVGLKDAHSELTISVREIKQLTGLDAVIELNGFLLNEDELIDVSGKIKAVMHNHKFALLVYQHQDETTGEFHWRNALKQQLKKY
- a CDS encoding DUF4212 domain-containing protein, whose product is MAFENEDKATGYWRENLRLVLGLLAIWAFVSFGCGILLVDVLNEITFMGFKLGFWFAQQGAMYVFVALIFVYVAKANALDKKYNVHED
- a CDS encoding sodium:solute symporter family protein codes for the protein MDVQTLTYLIVGVTFALYIGIAIWSRAGSTKEFYVAGGGVPPVMNGMATAADWMSAASFISLAGIVSFTGYDGSVYLMGWTGGYVLLALCMAPYLRKFGKFTVPDFIGDRYYSQAARTVAVVCAIFICFTYIAGQMRGVGVVFSRFLEVEVETGVYIGMAVVFFYAALGGMKGITYTQVAQYCVLIFAFMVPAIFISVMMTGHILPQIGFGAELVDAAGNGTGVYLLDKLDGLSAELGFSQYTEGSKSMIDVFFITGALMFGTAGLPHVIVRFFTVPKVKDARLSAGWALVFIAIMYTTIPALAAFSRVNMIETINGPESTGVSYESAPNWIKNWEKTGLITWDDKNNDGNIYYSKGDTNEMKIDRDIMVLATPEIASLPAWVIALVAAGGLAAALSTSAGLLLVISTSVSHDLLKKNLMPNISDKEELKYARIAAALGVVMAGYFGINPPGFVAAVVAIAFGLAASSLFPAIIMGIFSKTVNKEGAIAGMLTGLLFTAGYIVYFKFVNPAANVSDNWFLGISPEGFGMVGMFINFGVAFAVSKVTKDVPQDVVEMVESIRFPKGAGGAQDH